In Corylus avellana chromosome ca8, CavTom2PMs-1.0, the genomic stretch GATGGCCATTCATTgctgtttgttgttgttgttactgTTGTAACAGTAGCTGttgtttcttttccttaacTTGTATGCCACCCCTCTTCCTCTAGAGCCCGCATCCCTGTTGCTACCAATTTTGTTCTTTCAGCTTAATACTAGTGGCAGTTAAGGCTACAGTAAGCAACTCTATGACAAGGcagacaattttaaaaagtgttatgaGTTCATTTTCTATTTCATGTTTGGTTGAATGTAAAGTTAAGACAAAGCTATTTACGCATTCAAGATCATCTCTTTgttgcaatattttttatttgttgtcaTCGAGTGCAGGTATGCTTTCTATTAAATAATCTCCTTGGAGTGCTTCTGATTTTTTGATTCCTATGTACTGCATCTCTTttccaacttttcttttttggctggtaaaaaaaaaatgctgggGGAATGGACTTTATTAGGAAATCTTCATTTACAGCCATTCAAGCTAGTTGGGTTGCATTATTGTATGTAGTATTTAGGCCAGCCCAATCGAATTATACTGGGATTTCTCAGTCTTAGATTTATGATGCAGCAAGGAGAACTTAGATTTAGATTATATCAGATATGAACCAGCCAAAGATGCCACTTTTCAAGCAAATTGACACTTACAAAAGGGTTTAAGAAGAAATCAcagtaataaacaaaattataacaaagAGAAGAATATAAGATTGAAGTTGGAACAAGAAAATATCAATTTCAAGGCTCCAAAGAGTTTAAGAACTCAGATCTAGGATTTTATATATTAGAGAAGAAAAGGCTGCCTAAAAAGACTCAAAAGAGGCTATTTATAATAGCCTTTAGTAGCCCTAAAATCCAGCGCTTCATCTTTCACAGAACAGATAAATCTTAACCTTCCAACTTCACTAAAAGTAACATGCTAGTCAAGTGACCTTTTGAAAATACATACAACATATAATAAAGAGTATGAGATAATAATAAAGGACTGGTCTTGAGATAGCTAATGGACTAGATAAAATAGACAAGGGGGCCTTATTTGCTTTGGGCTTAGATACTCCTGCATCAATTCAAAATCGTTGTAAATTCATGTAttaaattttccaaattaaaatcTGTGGTCTAAAATGCAAAATCTGAAAATTCTGAATATTTTCCCTATAGCTAATGATTTATAAGCAATTGAAGGCATGACCCTTTGTTATTTCTATGGCTTGTCTCATTGGCATTGAACTTCAAATGCATGTTTAATCACGATAGCATTATGCATAAAATGTTTGTATTCATTGTTCATCTATGATCTTGCTAGAGGCTTCTATCCTTGGCATAGATGATATCAATGTCTTGGCACTGTTGCTTGTGTTTTCCCCCCTCAAATTGATAATCTTGATCAATGCATTCTGATTTGTTATACTAGGGAGTCCTGTTACTCGCTGGGCATCTGTTGCTTTCGGTGCTGGCGTGGGCATTGGATCTGCGTACACAGACTGTTCTCGTTTATTTGATGGATCTCCTGCAAAGTTAGCAACTCCTGAGATCACAGAGACTCCTGCTCACCAGGTAGGACTTATGTTTTTTACTAACAGAAATTTCCTGTTTGGTAGACATTTCCTttcgaaaataataaatagataatttatGTGAGGATTGCGACATTGCAATTTAGGTTTCATCAAGTGATTTGTTGGCAGCTCCTGAGATCACAGAGACTCCTTCTCCTCAGGTAGGACATATGTTTTTTACCAACAGAAATTTCCGGGTTGGTAGACATTTCCTttcgaaaataataaatagataaaattaTTTGAGGATTGTAACATCGCAATTTAGGTTTCATCAAGTGATTTGTGGGTGAAGAGTTAATGGGTCTGTTTTTGAAGCTTAGGCTGTTAAATAGGTGAAAAGTGGTCATAATAACAGCAAACTATAACTTAATTGAATGTAAAAGAGTTGAGAGTAGTTTGGGATCGCTCAAATCTAGAAATATTACCTGGGTACTGCTCTAATTAGCACTTTCAAGATTACTGGAAGCAAGACTATGAAAGTTATAGGCTTGCAGAAGTTATCCTCCAAACAAATTTATGGGCATCTCAAAGTTAGAAATTGATTAGAATCTAATAAACATGGTTAAAGTAGGTAAGTTTTTTAAAACAGGATAGACAAGCAACATGCTGCCGGAAACTAAATTTGGTATGAGacttttgtaaatttcataGTATCTTTTGATTGGGGGTTAACTACTTGATTTAAAGTTTAGAGAGAGccttgcaattgagcccaaagTTCATGGTGGGAAAGAGCAATTTACCCTTTAtattctattgttttttatttatttttattaaatcccTACCTTCTATTATGACATGATATGTGTATCCGAACATAATTGAGAAATTTTGGACATAACACTAAGGAAAGAGGAAATATATCAATCGAGGGAAATCTTGGTGTGGGGACAAACTTACATTGATGCGGTTAATGCCATGCACGTTATTAACTGATGCAGAATTTAAGctttctagtgttttttttttttggtaatatatatGAAGTAGGGCTTGCTCACTCAGTAAATGACGCGGGATCAGTAGTTAATTATATACTACCTTTAATGCTATTACTTCATTATTGTTTTGCACGCATCATATGCCATCTCAAAGAAGAAATTGTATGCTTATTAGGATTTTTTCCCCTCCTTTCAGGGTGCCCAGGACTGAGAATTGATTCTCTCCAAGTTACTCCCAAGTTGGCTGGGCAAAATCAGAGTTTTCTTGAGATTTGTGGTTTTTTTTCACAACAATGGCGTAGTACAAACATTGTTCTTGATGGATAAATGATAACCTGGTGTAGTCAAATTCAAGTGTCTTTTGTTTTGTAATCCTATTTTCTTGAGAGGAATTTACTTTGGgtaagaaaaggaagaaataatTGCTTTTGTTGCAGTGTTGCATCTGGTGTTTCATCCATCTACTATTGAAATAGAGGCCGAGGCGGCTGAAAGATGAAATTGTCCCGGACAAACATGTTTTAATTACTTTCACTTGCATTCATTCTGTTTCAAGGAATGTGTATTAGAATTGGGAAAATGTGTATTATAACTTTTACTATATTCCTTACAAACCAACGTGGCAATTTATAATTGGTGaaagatttggcttaggtgctgtaaaaaaaaattacaggaGACGTACTGTGGTTTTTTCAATGGTCCAAATTTAATTCCAagtttttcatgaaaaagagagtgaagttaaatatagatttttaaaaaaactactAGAGATCTCCTCTAGTTTTTTTTACACCACTTAAGCCATAAGCCAAATCCGTCAAGGATTGGATTGCATGTCACTTGGTGAAATGATTAAGAGTATATGGTCAATAAGTtaacaactaattaattaaa encodes the following:
- the LOC132190111 gene encoding MICOS complex subunit MIC10 isoform X3, whose protein sequence is MAEKKEIVPPKYDLDAKWDACLDLTVRRVVYSSLAGAFGGLLLFRSPVTRWASVAFGAGVGIGSAYTDCSRLFDGSPAKLATPEITETPAHQGAQD
- the LOC132190111 gene encoding MICOS complex subunit MIC10 isoform X1, whose product is MAEKKEIVPPKYDLDAKWDACLDLTVRRVVYSSLAGAFGGLLLFRSPVTRWASVAFGAGVGIGSAYTDCSRLFDGSPAKLATPEITETPAHQVSSSDLLAAPEITETPSPQGAQD